The DNA region TGGAAAACGCTTATTTCCGCAGCAACAGAGGAAGTTGTGTGGATTTTAGCACTAATCCGCCTAAATGTGTATCAGTACCTTGTGGTTGCGCAGCCCGATGGCAGAGTGGCTGCCGATGCTGCCTTGAGCGCCTGAGTGAGACATGGTGAGCTCTGCAGAGACGAGACACAGTCAGACACGCACTGTCGGGTTCAGCTCAGCATCTAGAAATATCAGAAGACCTCGGAAAGTTCACTTACAGTTACACTTTCGGGCTGAAACGGAGCGGCCTTTGAAGAAAGAGTTGGACGCTGGCGTTGTGAGTAGGGgtatatatatacattcacATCCTGCCCAGCTCTGTACAGACAGGACCCAGAGCTCTGATTGGCTCTGGGCTCTTTGGAGCACGGTGTGGGGTCAGGGGTCGCGCTGCTTATCCGCGGACCAGCCATGCTGACTTGGCTGCCTGTTTTGTTGTCCGGCACCATTGTGTTGGGACTGAGGACAGTCACTGACCTCAGCAGAAAGTTTGAAGCCCAACCCTCCCACACCATCCGTCTCTCactcacctacacacacacacacacacacacacagttatttcTTACATTTAATTTCTTGCCtatttagtttaaatgagtcctGTTATTTCATTACATAGCGATCGTTTATTGCACTTGCATCATTTGTCAGAGTCTTTGTATTTCTTCTTTTAGCTCTGCAGCCGGTGCAGCCAGTTCAAGCCtcgtgtgtgtgtaatgtgctgACTACGGGAGCGGCCTCCACCACTCTATTGTTTCGTCAGGCGAGTCGTTTCAGCGTTACAGGTTGTGTCCCTGCATACAAGCACTTACACTTCACTGTTGTATCATACATAGACACATGTCCATTATGATTTCTACAACgctcttgtttttttatgctgCATGCAAGTAAAAAAATCCTTTTATCCAGAATGGAATTGAAAtatttgtgtgtatatttacgtatatttgtgtatttgtaatATGAATGCAGCTGTTAGACtgtatttgctgtatttgtATGACTGTGCTCATTAAGAGCAGGCAGCTAGATCACTGCTGTGTCTCAACATTACATGTCTCATTATGTGTCTGGATGAGACTGAACTGAGGGATTGATAGTCGTACAGGCAACATTACCCTTAAATGTGAATTCAAAAGGTTGACGTATTCTTTGCGGCAGAGAATGCACAGATTAATTATTCAATACAGGAAAATATCATTTTAATTAACTGTTGATTGACTGCTGCAGATATAATAATGTTAAATCGAATCAGCGTAGGGCAAATACAGTATAAGTGATGTCTTTTACTGGGCCTAATCAATTACCAGGCCATTTGTCCTCgtctaaatgtttgtgtgtgggtttctTTGTGTGCTCTGAATGTATGCCTGCCTTTGACCGTGTGTGTCACGTAGGAGAGACTGAAAAGGTGAAAGGCCCAGGGATGAGGGGTCAGTAGAGATGGACGTGAGACTGGAGATGGAGCGCAGCAGAGTGTGGAGAAAACTTAGTGAGTACCGTTGAAGATTTGAACTCATCTTGTTTATTCATAAAATGTACTATTTTGAGTCATGTGCATCTGATAAATCAAATACCATTACTCATTTGTTGCCTGGCATTTATGTTTCTGCTTTGCACTTAATTTACTTGTTTTTAGTTCTAAACTCACTGGCAAGACAATCCACGTCTGCGATGACCTGTTTCCTGTACGGTGTTGTGCCAGGACCTGGTCCGGCCCACTGGTCAGGGACCATTTGGAACTTGTGCTTATGTGCACTGGGCACAGTGCCCTCCATCCAGTCCCACTGCGTCGAACTAAAGCccagcagctcagtgctgaACAATGACTGGACCAGCAATGTGCTGACTCCTTCCCTGACCCACAGGCCCAGCTGCTTTTCAGCACCAGCATGTATAAATAGGTCCATTTACTCTGGGGTCAGGACATCGCTTTTGTGGAGCCCCCTGCGAGCACTCAACTACTATTCCTTGGGGCCGTCAGGTAAGCACCTCCATCCAATCAGCCTGTAACCTCATGCACACACTTTAGTCTCCTTTGGTTCTGCTGAACCACATGAATGACCACTGACATCATCACATCCTGCCTGTTAGTGGGCAAACTACTGGACATAGAATGTGACAGGTTTGCTTGTATATTCTGTAACACAAATAccactctctctgctctctggtcCAAAGGTAAATCAGCATTGAGACACACACGAGCATGGCTCTGAATAATCCCAACCCACTGGGACCATGGAAGGTGAGTCTGTTCATCACCAAAGCAGATAGCCCTCTTTTAATTTCATGCCTGGCCTGATAATGTCGCTGATGTGCATCTGcacacacatcagtgtgtgGCCCTGTTCACACCATGAGTCTGTATGCGTGTCCCTTCCAGATCACAGTTTATGACCAGGAGAACTTCCAGGGGAAGCGTCTGGAGTTTACCTCAGCCTGTCAGAACATCATGGAGTGTGGTGTTGACAACATCCGCTCCCTGAAGGTGGAGTGTGGAGCGTGAGTTGAACAAAGAAGCCGAACTATGAGAAGGACAGAGAAATGTCCAAATTAATAGAAACACACTTTGCAGTACACGTCAACACAAATGTCCCAGTGGgccagtaatgtgtgtgtgtgtgtgtcttcttgaTGGAGACAGCTGGGCAGGATATGAACACTCCAGCTTCTGTGGACAACAGTTTGTGCTGGAGAGAGGAGAGTATCCTCACTGGGAGTCATGGAGCGGCAGCAACGCCTACCACATTGAGAGGATGATGTCCTTCCGCCccatctgctctgctgtgagtcTCAGCAGCTTCTACTTCCTTCTCTATAACTTCTCATTTTTAGCCAGCAAATATTCACATCTCAACATGACTCATCGCACTGACTCACTATGACCCTACTTCCCTCGTGGAACGTTAACAGACAACTTATGCTAAATGCTTTTTTCACCTAAAGGTAGACTAATGCATTGTAATTGCAATTACTATTTTCATTAGTACATAATAAATTATGATCAAAATTGTAATACATTTCTATTTGTTACAAGAAAGCTAGAAAACAAATTCTCCTTGAAGCTTGAGAAACATTTTAGTATCATTTAATTGTCAATTGATACAAGTGGTTTGAGTTTTTAACAAAGAGAAAGCGAAGCAGTTTCATTTCTGTTACTGAATGGCTCCAAACAAAGGGTCTAATTTCAATGCCGTTCAATGTCATTATTATTGTCTTCTATTACCAAATCAACATAACCGAGGCTATCTTGTATCTAATAACGTTGATTGACCCTAAACATGCATCGCGCTCAAACAGAACCACAAGGAGTCCAAGATGGTGCTGTTTGAAAAAGAGAACTTCATGGGGCGGCAGTGGGAGGTAAACGATGACTACCCGTCTCTGCAGGCCATGGGCTGGGGCAACAATGAGATCGGATCCATGCAAGTTCAGAGCGGCTCGTAAGTTTCAGATGGATCCCCGCTTAGCTCATCTACAGCTTTgttcattatttcatttattaacaGTTTTCTTTCGTTCCCCTTCCACtcctcccctcgtctcctccagctgggtgTGCTATCAGTTTCCAGGTTACCGTGGTTACCAGTATATCATGGAGTGTGATCGTCATGGCGGCGAGTACAAACATTACAGAGAGTGGGGCTCCCATGCTCAGTCCTTCCAGGTGCAGTCGCTGCGTCGAATCCAGCAATGAGACCTgcagcctccctctcccagCCTCTCACTCTttacctcctccacctcctcctccccctcccctcacccaaTCATTCCAGCACCCCGTTGTGCTTTATCATCAAGATGTTCATAgcacttttgttttgttctgttgagaaatgaaaatgaagagaaGTAATAGAAAGaatcaataaaagaaaaaaaacagtcactgaagAGAAGCCACTGACTGATGCCctgctgaggagagaggaggaggacgctgaAAGGCCTCATGGTGGCAGCAGTGCAGTGAGTCACTCAGAGTCAGTGCTCAGCATATTTGTGGGTAAACATGGTGCTGCCAGGAAGGAATGGGCAACTAAAAATAAACGAAAATACAAGAGTCTGCCGATGTGTTCAGGTGTGATCTGTTTTCATACTTAAGTttctattcattcattttcagccAAGGTGagcaatatttaaatttaatgatTATACACAATACGCATCATTTCACTCTAATAGAAAAAGTGCTTCAAAGGTTCCCTTggcaaattatattaattatgaAAATAGTGCATATTAAATGAACAAGACTGGTACGTGCACAGTGCATGATGCAAATTAGTTAGATGTACTTTGGCTACTTATCTCATTCACACAATAGAAGCCATTTCAAAGATTATGGTTGACTGTAAAAGCATAGTAGCAATTAATACTTTTACTACATTAATTACTACACAGTGGAATTAATTTTCCTTTAGAGGCTTAGTATTTCCTATGAGAACAGAGTTGGTAAAactattgttttaatttgatttctttgagaaaagaaaaagaaaaaatgctTCTATTCTTTCAAGATATTGCTAAAGAAATTACCACATCCAGTGAATTATAACActcaaataaaactaaataatacaaatgcaaaaacaaattaaaaaccgAATAATAAAATGGTTGTTGATTTAAAATCTTAGACCTATATTCAGATCTTATTTTTCATAATTGATTAAACAGACCCTTACACGTAGGTTAAcgctgctgtttattttaagGTTCATGCAGATTCTAAAGCCACACTGACTATAAAAGGGAAGCGCAATGCGACTCAAAAATACACATCTCAGaagaatttattttaaatacgtGTTATTATATTTGAAAGGTAGTTGTGTCAAACTGTGGACATTCAGAAAAAGAAGACGAAAAAAAACTCAgaataagacaaaaaaaaagccgCCTCGTCTCTCGCGGACCGTCTTAAGAAGTGACGTCACCCACTAACTCCGCCCCTGTGAGGTGAGAGGAAGTAGCCGGAAACAAACAGGCCACACAGACTCGCGGAGCAGAAATACGTTTTGTCAGAGGAAAACAGTTACATGTTCAGGCCGGCTCTTTGTCCTGTCGTCTGAGCGTCCGGATGGTGTAGAGGCAGGAGAACGACCAACGCGTTACGTCGCTGGGAGCGTCTCTCCACGATGCTGGAACTACGGCGGCcacttttcttccttcttctcctcgtcgtcgtcgtctCGGGCGACTCGGCCGACGACACGGAGGAAACTTACGACAGATACTACAAATACGCGGAGCTCACGGGGCGCCTGCAGGCGCTGGCGCGGAAATACCCGCACATAGCCCGGCTGTCGAGCGTCGGTCGCTCCGTGGGGGGCAGGGAGCTCTGGGTGATGCGCGTCACCAGAGAACCCAACGTGGACGCCGCGGGGAAACCCAAATTTAAGTACGTGGGGAACATGCACGGCGACGAGACCGTGTCCCGGCAGGTGCTGGTGTACCTGGTGGAGCACCTGCTCACCAGGTACGCAGACGACCAGCGCATCGCCGAGCTGGTGAACAGCACGGATATTTACATCATGCCCAGCATGAACCCGGACGGCTTTGAGGCGGCCGTGGAGGGGGACTGCGTGGGCGACGGTGGGGGTCGCAACAATGCCAAAGACGTGGATCTGAACAGGAGCTTCCCCGACCAGTATGACACGACCACTGTCTATCCAGATAACATCCCCGAGGTCCTGGCTGTGATCAGGTGGATCCAGGAAAATAAGTGAGTGTTGTGGGAACTCAAATGTTGGCTGTTAAGTTGTGGATTGATTGATCCTCAGCACTCATATCCTCTCCTAAGGAACCGATGGACCTACGTGTGGCTGTAACATAGCTGCCATAGGGGTCAGGAGTCTGTCAGTCAAATGAGCAACAAGTAGGCTGGGAAGCCGTAATGTCTAAGACTGGTTCACTGGGAGCATAAACTGAAGCAGTCTCCTCAGGTGTTGACTAGTCAGCTGACAATAAAGACGCTGTTTGGGTGATTGGTTTTCGTTTAGGTGTAAATGCCATGCAGCTGCCTATGACTAAGCTACAGTTATTTGAGAGTAGATGTTGGGGTTACACACAAGAAGCGTTTTCAAAATATCTCAGAAGAAGTCTCAGAAATATGTTGCAAATATGATGAACAAATAGCGTTCTCCTAAACGATCAGCATTTTAGACTATGACTCAATTCTCTTCCTGCTTTCTTAAGGTCAGGATGTGACTTGCAACACAACCAAGCAAGTACTGAGACAATTGTACACACACTCATCTAGAACTTTGTCAGCCTCAGGCTGCCACACGAAAAGGGAGTTTCCCATAAATAACGTTCACTCTTCGTCAATGTATGTATTTaagtatttacagtacttcAGATGGGATAATGAGCCATCTTGACCTTAAATCAATACTTTCTGATATGTACACTGACACAAATGTCAACCCTGGGGGTTTAaatcctccttccttctttttatAATACATGATCGTCAGTGAATTAGTATATGTCTATTCACATGTTTTAAGACAGAAACACGTCAAGCTGTTCCTAGAGCCTGCGACTAAATCAGATTGTCGTTCCATCAGGTTCGTGCTGTCAGGCAACCTGCACGGAGGCACCGTGGTCGCCAGCTACCCATTCGACGACTCGGCCTCTCACCAGGAACGGGGCCACTACAGCCCGTCAGCGGACGACCGTCTGTTTCGCTCCTTGGCCCTTGTGTACTCCCAGAACCACCCCGTGATGAAGACGGGTCAGCCCCACTGTCCCGATGCCCCAGAGGAAACCTTTGCCGATGGCATCACTAACGGGGCACAGTGGTACGACGTGGCCGGTAAGACCACCTTCATTTTCCCCGCTTTAGTAACTTATAATTGCTGCTGAATCTCATTAAGGCCTGTTGTCACATTGTCGATACATTATTCCTTAATTAGAGCCACAATTCGTATTTATAGTAAACAGCTGTCAAGCAGATCGCCGTTAAAAGTATTTACCAATACACTAATGAGTGTGGTATGTGGAACCCACAACCCCAAGAACAAATAATTTTAGAGTCCTTTACACTTTGAGAAGCACAGATACGTTTCTAC from Betta splendens chromosome 13, fBetSpl5.4, whole genome shotgun sequence includes:
- the cryba1a gene encoding crystallin, beta A1a: MALNNPNPLGPWKITVYDQENFQGKRLEFTSACQNIMECGVDNIRSLKVECGAWAGYEHSSFCGQQFVLERGEYPHWESWSGSNAYHIERMMSFRPICSANHKESKMVLFEKENFMGRQWEVNDDYPSLQAMGWGNNEIGSMQVQSGSWVCYQFPGYRGYQYIMECDRHGGEYKHYREWGSHAQSFQVQSLRRIQQ